Proteins found in one Thermus islandicus DSM 21543 genomic segment:
- the aspS gene encoding aspartate--tRNA(Asn) ligase, which produces MRVLVSELREHTGQEVEILGFLHWRRDLGKVQFLLVRDRSGVVQVVSGGLKLPLPESSLRVRGRVVENPKAPGGLEVLAEEVEVLSPALEPTPVEIPKEEWRANPETLLEYRYVTLRGEKARAPLKVQAALVRGFRRYLDRQGFTEVFTPKVVRAGAEGGSGLFGVDYFEKRAYLAQSPQLYKQILVGVFERVYEVAPVWRMEEHNTSRHLNEYLSLDVEMGFIESEEDLMRLEEELLQEMLEEAQTSAGREAALLGADWPSPPKDIPRLTHAEARRVLKEELGYPVGQDLSEEAERLLGEYAKARFGSDWLFVTRYPRALRPFYTHPEEDGTTRSFDLLFRGLEITSGGQRIHRYEELLESLKAKGMDPEGFQGYLEVFKYGMPPHGGFAIGAERLTQKLLGLPNVRYARAFPRDRHRLTP; this is translated from the coding sequence ATGCGCGTTCTAGTGAGCGAACTCAGGGAGCACACGGGCCAGGAAGTGGAGATCTTGGGGTTTTTACACTGGCGAAGGGACCTGGGAAAGGTGCAGTTCCTCCTCGTCCGGGACCGAAGCGGGGTGGTCCAGGTGGTCTCCGGGGGCCTAAAGCTTCCCCTTCCCGAGTCCTCCTTAAGGGTGCGGGGCAGAGTGGTGGAAAACCCCAAGGCCCCGGGGGGCCTCGAGGTCCTGGCGGAGGAGGTGGAGGTCCTCTCCCCTGCCCTGGAGCCCACCCCGGTGGAGATCCCCAAGGAGGAGTGGCGGGCCAACCCCGAAACCCTCCTGGAGTACCGCTACGTGACCTTAAGGGGGGAAAAGGCCCGCGCCCCCCTCAAGGTCCAGGCCGCCCTGGTGCGGGGCTTCCGCCGCTACCTGGACCGCCAGGGCTTCACCGAGGTCTTCACCCCAAAGGTGGTGCGGGCCGGGGCGGAAGGGGGCTCTGGCCTCTTCGGGGTGGACTACTTTGAGAAGCGGGCCTACCTCGCCCAATCCCCCCAGCTCTACAAGCAGATCCTGGTAGGGGTGTTTGAACGGGTTTACGAGGTGGCCCCGGTGTGGCGGATGGAGGAGCACAACACCAGCCGCCACCTGAACGAGTACCTCTCCCTGGACGTGGAGATGGGCTTCATAGAGAGCGAGGAAGACCTCATGCGCCTAGAGGAGGAGCTTCTCCAGGAGATGCTGGAAGAGGCCCAAACGAGCGCGGGAAGGGAGGCCGCCTTGCTGGGGGCCGACTGGCCCTCCCCCCCCAAGGACATTCCCCGCCTGACCCACGCCGAGGCCAGGAGGGTCCTCAAGGAGGAGCTCGGCTACCCCGTGGGCCAGGACCTCTCCGAGGAGGCCGAGCGGCTCCTCGGGGAGTACGCCAAGGCCCGCTTTGGCTCCGACTGGCTCTTCGTCACCCGCTACCCGCGGGCCCTGCGCCCCTTTTATACCCATCCCGAGGAGGACGGCACCACCCGGAGCTTTGACCTCCTTTTCCGCGGCCTGGAGATCACCTCCGGGGGCCAGCGGATCCACCGATACGAGGAGCTCTTGGAGAGCCTAAAGGCCAAGGGGATGGACCCCGAGGGCTTCCAGGGGTACCTCGAGGTCTTCAAGTACGGGATGCCCCCCCACGGCGGCTTCGCCATCGGGGCGGAGAGGCTTACCCAGAAACTTCTGGGCCTCCCCAACGTCCGCTACGCCCGGGCCTTCCCCCGGGACCGCCACCGGCTCACGCCCTAA
- a CDS encoding succinate dehydrogenase iron-sulfur subunit → MQVTLKILRFDPAKDARPRWQTFQVEAEPWDRVLDLLHKVKGEQDGTLAFRRSCGHGICGSDAMLINGRNRLACKTLVKDLGSVITVEPIRGLPVEKDLIVDMEPFFAAYRAVKPFLINDEPPPERERLQSPQERERFDPGTKCILCAACTTSCPVFWTNGTYLGPAAIVQAHRFLFDSRDRGKRERFKALASASGVWRCRTAFNCTEACPREIPVTQLIEEVKREILFDRF, encoded by the coding sequence ATGCAGGTGACCCTCAAGATCCTCCGCTTTGACCCCGCCAAGGACGCGCGGCCCCGCTGGCAGACCTTTCAGGTGGAAGCCGAGCCCTGGGACCGGGTCCTGGACCTCCTGCACAAGGTGAAGGGGGAGCAAGACGGCACCCTGGCCTTCCGGCGAAGCTGCGGCCACGGGATCTGCGGCTCCGACGCCATGCTCATCAACGGCAGAAACCGCCTGGCCTGCAAGACCCTGGTCAAGGACCTGGGAAGCGTGATCACCGTGGAGCCCATCCGGGGCCTCCCCGTGGAGAAGGACCTCATCGTGGACATGGAGCCCTTCTTCGCCGCCTACCGGGCGGTGAAGCCCTTCCTGATCAACGACGAGCCCCCGCCCGAGAGGGAAAGGCTCCAGTCCCCCCAGGAAAGGGAGCGGTTTGATCCCGGCACCAAGTGCATCCTCTGCGCCGCCTGCACCACGAGCTGCCCGGTTTTCTGGACCAACGGGACCTACCTCGGCCCCGCGGCCATCGTCCAAGCCCACCGCTTCCTCTTTGACTCCCGGGACCGGGGCAAAAGGGAGCGCTTCAAGGCCCTGGCCTCGGCAAGCGGGGTCTGGCGCTGCCGCACCGCCTTCAACTGCACCGAGGCCTGCCCCCGGGAGATTCCCGTGACCCAGCTCATTGAGGAGGTCAAGCGGGAGATCCTCTTTGACCGCTTCTAG
- the tkt gene encoding transketolase yields the protein MTQTQDLTALSVNAIRFLAVDAVEKAKSGHPGMPMAMAPLAYLLFREVMRHNPLDPSWPDRDRFVLSAGHGSMLLYAVLHLTGYDLPLEELKRFRQWGSKTPGHPERGHTPGVEVTTGPLGQGISTAVGLALAERKLAAEFNRPGHTVVDHYTYVLASDGDLMEGVSGEAASLAGHWGLSKLIVFWDDNRISIDGPTGLAFTEDVLGRYRAYGWQTLRVEDANDLDALRHALRLAKLDERPTLIAVRSHIGFGSPKQDSHKAHGEPLGPEAVEATRKRLAWPYPPFAVPEEVYRHMDQRERGRALQEDWERRLKAYAREYPDLYQELMRRLQGELPPLPEEPPVFDKPVATRAASGRVLSVLVPRLPELLGGSADLTPSNNTQAEGMEGFSRGNPLGRYLHFGVREHAMGAILNGLNLHGGYRAYGGTFLVFSDYMRPALRLAALMGTPTVYVFTHDSIALGEDGPTHQPVEHLMSLRAMPTFWVIRPADAYETFYAWQVALKRKEGPTALVLTRQAVPLLSPEKAKGLLRGGYVLEDAEEPQGVLVATGSEVHLALKARALLLERGVRVRVVSLPSFELFEAQPEAYRHEVLPPGLPVVAVEAGATLGWERYAKKVVGLDRFGASAPYPEVYERLGFTPERVAEALAELL from the coding sequence ATGACCCAGACCCAGGACCTCACCGCCCTTTCGGTGAACGCCATCCGCTTTCTGGCTGTGGACGCTGTGGAAAAGGCCAAAAGCGGCCACCCCGGGATGCCCATGGCCATGGCGCCTTTGGCCTACCTCCTCTTCCGGGAGGTCATGCGCCACAACCCCCTGGACCCCAGCTGGCCCGACCGGGACCGGTTTGTCCTCTCGGCGGGGCACGGTTCCATGCTCCTCTACGCCGTCCTCCACCTCACGGGCTACGACCTTCCCCTGGAGGAGCTAAAGCGCTTCCGCCAGTGGGGCTCCAAGACCCCGGGCCACCCCGAGCGCGGCCACACCCCGGGCGTGGAGGTGACCACGGGGCCTTTGGGCCAGGGAATCTCCACCGCCGTGGGCCTGGCCCTGGCGGAAAGGAAGCTCGCCGCCGAGTTCAACCGCCCCGGGCACACCGTGGTGGACCACTACACCTACGTCCTGGCCTCGGACGGAGACCTGATGGAGGGGGTTTCCGGGGAGGCGGCCTCCCTGGCGGGGCACTGGGGGCTTTCCAAGCTCATCGTCTTCTGGGACGACAACCGCATCTCCATTGACGGCCCCACCGGCCTCGCCTTCACCGAGGATGTCCTCGGGCGCTACCGGGCCTACGGGTGGCAGACCCTAAGGGTGGAGGACGCCAACGACCTAGACGCCCTCCGCCATGCCCTAAGGCTCGCCAAGCTGGACGAGCGGCCCACCTTGATTGCTGTGCGGAGCCACATCGGCTTTGGCTCCCCCAAGCAGGACTCCCACAAGGCCCACGGGGAGCCCTTGGGGCCCGAGGCGGTGGAGGCCACCCGCAAGCGCCTTGCCTGGCCCTATCCCCCCTTCGCGGTGCCGGAGGAGGTCTACCGCCACATGGACCAGCGGGAAAGGGGAAGGGCGCTTCAGGAGGACTGGGAGCGGCGCCTTAAGGCCTACGCTCGGGAGTACCCGGACCTGTACCAGGAGCTTATGCGGCGCCTTCAAGGGGAGCTTCCCCCCCTTCCCGAGGAACCCCCGGTCTTTGACAAGCCCGTGGCCACCCGGGCGGCGAGCGGCCGGGTCCTAAGCGTCCTCGTCCCCCGTCTGCCGGAGCTTCTTGGGGGAAGTGCCGACCTTACCCCTTCCAACAACACCCAGGCCGAGGGCATGGAGGGCTTCTCCCGGGGGAACCCTTTGGGCCGCTATCTGCACTTCGGCGTGCGGGAGCACGCCATGGGGGCGATCCTGAACGGGCTCAACCTCCACGGGGGGTACCGGGCCTACGGGGGAACCTTCCTGGTCTTCTCCGACTACATGCGCCCCGCCCTCCGCCTCGCCGCCCTCATGGGTACCCCCACGGTCTATGTCTTCACCCACGACTCCATCGCCCTGGGCGAGGACGGCCCCACCCACCAGCCCGTGGAGCACCTCATGAGCCTTCGGGCCATGCCGACCTTCTGGGTGATCCGGCCTGCCGATGCCTACGAGACCTTCTACGCCTGGCAGGTGGCCCTAAAGCGCAAGGAGGGCCCCACCGCCCTCGTCCTCACCCGCCAGGCGGTGCCCCTCCTCTCCCCGGAGAAGGCCAAGGGGCTTTTGCGGGGAGGCTATGTGCTGGAGGACGCCGAGGAGCCCCAAGGGGTTCTCGTGGCCACGGGGAGCGAGGTGCACCTGGCCCTGAAGGCCAGGGCCCTCCTCCTGGAGAGGGGGGTGCGGGTGCGGGTGGTGAGCCTGCCCTCCTTTGAGCTCTTTGAGGCCCAGCCCGAGGCCTACCGCCACGAGGTCCTTCCCCCGGGGCTTCCGGTGGTGGCGGTGGAGGCCGGGGCGACCCTGGGCTGGGAGCGGTATGCAAAGAAGGTGGTGGGCCTGGACCGCTTCGGGGCGAGCGCCCCCTATCCCGAGGTCTACGAGCGGCTGGGCTTCACCCCCGAGCGGGTGGCGGAGGCTTTGGCCGAGCTCCTATGA